In Candidatus Manganitrophaceae bacterium, the genomic stretch TAATGGCTGCAACGGCGTCGCTTTTTCAAGGAAGCCGTTTTATTTTAACCCCGACGCGAGCGACCAACCAGCCGGCACTTAAAAAAGTTGCGACCCTCTGGAGGAAGACTGGAGCGCGGGTGAGTGAGATGAATCCATTCGATCATGATCAGGTTCTGGGTGTGGTCAGCCACCTCCCTCATCTTGTCGCATATGCACTCATGGAGACACTCGCACATCCGAAAGTCGCCAAGAGGGATCCGGTTCAGTATTCTGCGGGAGGTCTGCGGGATTATACGAGGATTGCAGGGAGTTCTCCGGATATGTGGAGAGATATCTTCATTCAAAACCGGGAAGCGATGATCGAGGTGATCGACCTTTACCAGGAGACGATTGAAAAGATCAAGAAGAAGATCATGAGTGGGGACGGCGCCGGACTCACCGAAATCTTTGAGCGCGCAAAAGAAATCCGCCGAAAGGCAAGCCGATAAACCTCTCGCCAATACTCAAGGAACCTCTGCATAAGTCATGAATTGTTTTTTCAGGGCAAAAATGTTCCGCTTCTGCGTTGCAAATCTTGAAAATAGCGGGCTATTCTCTACGATTTTCGCCTTGAATCGAAACATTTTATCTCCTGAAAAACTCAACCCAGACTTAATCAGAGGTTCCTCAAATCATTGGAAGATTCGTAACGATTATAATGATTCAACATGCTTGTATTTTGGCTTCGCGAGACCCGTCCCTTCGTGGCAAAGCGTGAGGAGCGCGGGGCCGCTTGGTTTGACCGAGAGCATTCGAACCTTGGAGCAAGGTCGACATGGAGCCTTAGATGGGTGAACGGAATCAAAGCGACGGTCCAGGGAAAGCCTCTTTACGTGGAACGATCAGGCTTCCGGGGGATAAATCGATTACTCATCGGGCTGTGATTCTCTCGGCCCTGGGGGAAGGCACCGCTGAGATCGTCGGTTATCTTCCTTCTGAGGATTGCGAGCGAACGGTCGCGGCATTCAGGGAGATGGGTATCTCCATTCTTGAGTCAGCTTCCGGGGGAGTCTCAAGACTTGTCATGGAGGGAAAAGGACTTAGAGGGCTCTCGGAGCCGAGAGAGGTCATTGATTGCGGCAATTCGGGAACAACAATGCGCCTGATGACCGGACTCCTTTCGGGTCAGTCATTTTTTTCGGTATTGACCGGAGATGCCTCTCTCAGGCAAAGGCCGATGCGCCGTGTTGTTGAACCTTTACGTCTTATGGGCGGTGAGATCAGAGGCCGTTCAGGTGGAGATCTCGCCCCCCTGGCCTTCTCCGGGAAAAAACTTTCCGCGATTGACTATCGTCTTCCCTTTTCGAGTGCTCAGGTCAAGTCAGCACTATTACTGGCAGGGCTTTTTGCCTCTGGTGAGACGACTATTTCTGAGCCCGGCTCTTCACGGGATCATACTGAAAGGATGTTCCGCTATCTGGACATCCCGTGTGAAGAGAAGGCGGGGGGCTTTTCGGTTATTGGGGGAAGCCCCTTTAAGAACAAGCGAATGGATATTCCGGGGGACATCTCCTCCGCGGCTTTTTTCCTGGTCGCTGCAAGTATTCTTGAAGGTTCTGAGATTACGCTCAGGGGGGTTGGTGTGAATCCAACAAGGACGGGTGTTCTCGACGTCCTTCAAAAGATGGGGGCGGATATTACAGTTCAGCCCTTGGCGCCGATGTGTAATGAGCCGGTTGCAGATTTGACGGTCCGCTCATGCCCGCTTCGAGGGACCGTGATTGACGGCGCCCTGGCGGCCTCGGTTCTTGATGAGTTTCCTGTGCTTTGTATTGCAGCGGCTGCGGCCGAAGGTGAGACGGTGATTCGTAACGCACAGGAGTTGCGTGTGAAGGAGAGTGATCGCATCGAAACCATGGCCAAGTCCTTGCGGGGAATGGGAGTTCAGGTCGAGACCTCCGCGGACGGCATGAGAATTCAGGGAAGCAGTCAATGGTGCGGAACGATCTGTGAGACGCAGGGGGATCACCGTATTGCAATGTCAATGACGGTCGCGGGTTTGAGGACAGAAGGTGAAAATAAAATCGATGACATGGATTGCATCAATACCTCCTTCCCGGGGTTTCTCGATTTGCTGTCTAAGCTGAAGGTCACATAATACACCGTGAAGCTTATGTCCCGAAGCAAGTTTATTATCGCTATTGATGGTCCGGCAGGTGCCGGGAAAAGCAGTGCTTCCAAAAGCCTGGCTGGAAAACTCGGTTATCTTACTCTTGATTCCGGGTCCCTTTATCGTGCCATGGCCTGGAAGATGATTCGGGACCAGGTGGATACGAACCGGTCCATGGATGTCGAGGCGGCCTGCGCAAAACTCCGGATCAAGCTCTGCCTGAAAGGAGATAGAACCGAGGTCTGGGTCGACGAGGTCAATGTCACGCCTCATCTGCGTCTGCCTGATGTCACAGAAATTTCCTCGACGATTTCCGCCTTTCCCGGGATTCGGCATCAGCTTTTATCTGTCCAACGGTCTATAGGAAATCAGGGCGGGGTGGTGATCGAAGGGAGAGACATCGGGACGGTTGTTTTTCCGGAGGCCGAGGTGAAGTTCTACCTGGATGCCTCGGTTCGGGTACGGGCATTGAGGCGATATCACGACCTTCGAATAAAAGGAGTAGAAACAGACGTTGAGACCACGATGCAGAATATTAAAGATCGAGATGAGAAGGATCGTCGAAGAGAAATCGCGCCTTTGAGGCGGGGACAGGATGCAATTGTCATCGATTCGACCCGACTCAAGCTGGACGAAGTGATCGATCGAATGTATCGCGTGGTGATGGATGTGATTGCGCAGGGAGAGAAGATGAAAACCCCTTCGACGGAGGATCCCCCCTCTTGCCAGGCAAAGTGATCCTGTCTCCCCGGTGTTCAAACTGAGTTCAAAGTTCAGGCGATATGCTTTACAAAGTTGCTCATGTTCTGGTTTACATTTTGGCGCGGTTGTTTTTCAGACTAACGGTCGTCGGGGTTGAGAATGTTCCTAAAGAGGGAGGGGTGATTGTTGCCGCCAATCATAACAGTTACTTCGACATTCCACTTTTGGGTTGCTCCCTCATAAGGCGGGCGGATAATATTGCGAAGAGTGAACTATTCAGAAACCGGTTCATTGCAGCACTTTTTACGGCCCTGGGAGGTTTTCCTGTTCGTCGTGGACAATTTGATCGGTCGGCCATCGCTGAGGCGGTTAAACGTCTGAGGGCCGGTCGCCTTCTTGCGATCTATCCGGAGGGGTCCCGAAGTCCGGATGGACGTCTTCAGCCGGCAATGCCCGGGATCGGTTTATTGGTGATGAAATCCGGAGCAAAAGTTGTTCCGGCATATATAGAAGGAGCCCATCCGGTTCTCCTTTTTCGCCGTGTGACGGTCATTTTTGGGAAACCCCTGGATTTTAGAGGGGAGATTGATCTCTCGGAAAAAGAAGGGGTGATTCCGAAGATCCTTTATGCTAGAATAGCCAGCAAAATCATGGGGGACTTGGAACAGCTCAGAAGGGTGTTGTCCTCCCCTTCGGACGAATAGGGGGGCGAAAGGTTCAAATGGAAGTGATTATTGCGGGAAATGCCGGTTTTTGTTTTGGGGTCAAGCGTGCGGTCAAAATGGCCTTTGACGCGGCGGAAGTGGAAACGGGCGAGGTCCGCAGCCTTGGTCCCTTGATCCATAACCCTCAGGAGGTCGCGCGGTTGGCTGAAAAGGGGGTGGTTCAGGTTGAGACGCTTGAGCAGATCAAGGGAGGAACGGTGATCCTTCGTTCACACGGGGTCTCCTCTCCACAAATTATCGAGGATGCAAACGCAAAAGGGCTTAAGGTCATTGACGCCACCTGCCCCTTTGTGACCAATGCGCAGAGATATGCCAAACAACTTGTTGATGAAGGTTACCAGGTGATCATGGTTGGGGACCGCAACCATCCGGAGGCTCAGAGTGTGGCGGGTCATGCCGGGGGGGAGATCCTCATTACCGAATCGTTTGAGGAGATAAAAAAATATCTCAACAAGTACAGTAAGAAAAGGATCGGGATTATTTCTCAAACGACCCAGACCTACGAAACATTCTCGCGGCTTGTTGTGCAATGTCTTCAAATTTGTGAGGAGGTGAAGGTCTTCAACACCATCTGCTATGCGACTGAAGATCGCCAGATGGAGGCGCAGGAAATGGCGGGGACGGTTGATGCCTTCGTCGTGGTCGGAGGCAAAAATTCGGCCAACACGACCCACTTGGCTGATATCTGCCGGGAGAAGGGCGTACGGGTATTCCATGTCGAGACCGCAGATGAGATTTCAGAAGAGTGGTTTTTGGATGTACGGAAGGTTGGGGTGACGGCGGGTGCATCTACGCCGGATTGGCTTATTCAGGATGTTATTGATTGTTTGGAAAAAATATGAGATGTAAACCAGGGGGTTTCGTCCGATAATTATCTTAAAAATCTAGGTGACAGGGAGAGAAATATTTTTATGGCGAGCGTGAAAAGAAGGCATTGGATAGAAGAAGATGAGGCAGATCAGGAAAAAAGCCAGGAACGTTTGGAAATGGAGACCATGTATGCCGAAACGTTTAAAAATCTGGAAGAGGGGAGCCTGGTGGACGGGGCCGTCCTCTCCGTGTTGGAAGACGGTGTCCTGGTTGATGTCGGATACAAATCCGAGGGAATGATTGCGCGGGAAGAATTTACCCAGGAGGAATTCGCCAAGCTTGAGCCTGGGTGTACGATCCTTGTCTATCTGGAGGAACGGGAAAATTCAGACGGGAATATTGTTCTTTCGAAGGAAAAAGCGGACCGAATGAAGATTTGGACCGATATCGAAGAGATATACAAGCAGGAGGCCGTGATTGATGCCAAGATTATCTCCCGGATAAAAGGGGGAATGATTGTCGATATCGGGGTAAAGGCGTTCCTTCCCGGCTCCCAGATTGATCTCCGTCCGGTCCGGGACCTGGACCATCTCATCGGGAAATCATTTGAGATGAAGATTATCAAGATGAATCATCGGCGTGGGAATATTGTCGTCTCCCGGCGGGTTTTGCTTGAAGAGTCGCGAAATATGAAACGGGAGAAGACCCTTGCTTCACTGGAGGTTGGGCAGCAGGTTGATGGCATTGTAAAGAATATTACGGCGTATGGCGCATTCATCGACCTTGGCGGTATTGATGGGCTTTTGCATATTACCGATATGTCCTGGGGGCGGGTGGGTCATCCGTCTGAGCTTTTCATGGTGGGAGATAAGGTATCTGTGATTATCCTGAAACACGAGAAAGAAACCGGTCGTGTTTCACTCGGATATAAACAGAAACTTCCTGATCCATGGAAAAACATCGATTCCAAATATCCTGCAGAAACCAAAGTGACTGGGAAGGTGGTTAACCTTACCGATTACGGGGCCTTTGTTGAACTTGAGTCCGGGATAGAAGGGCTGGTCCATATATCAGAAATGTCCTGGTTTCATGAGGTAAAACATCCCTCAAAGATTGTCGCGGTGGGAGAGATGGTCGCAACAGTGATCCTGCGTGTGGACTCAAAGGGGAGAAAGATTTCACTTGGGATGAAACAGATTGAGCCCAACCCTTGGGAACTTGTTGGAAAACGCTATGCTGAGGGGACGAAAATCACCGGAAAGGTCAGGAGTATTACCGATTTTGGTCTTTTTGTCGGGTTAGAAGAAGGAATCGACGGATTGATTCATATCTCAGATATTTCCTGGACCCGCCATGTAAAGCATCCCTCTGAGGTCTTTAAGAAAGGGGATGATATTGAGGCGGTCGTATTGAAGGTTGACCGGGAAAAAGAGAGGATTTCTCTCGGTTACAAGCAACTTACTTCGGATCCCTGGGAGAAGGATATCCCTTCAAAATATAAGGTGGGAACCGTTGTAAAAGGAAAGGTAACGAAGATCACCGATTTTGGCATCTTCCTGGAGATGGATGAACATGTTGAGGGCTTGGTCCACATCAGTGAGGTCGGGGTCGAGCCGCCTAACCGGGTTGAAGATGCTTTTCATACTGGAGATGAGGTGGATGCGAAGGTGGTTCGTATTGATGCGGGGGACCGAAAAATCGCACTTTCCATTCGGGCCTTCCACCGGGATTCGGATAAAAGGGCGCTGGAAACCTTCCACGACAGTCAGGGTGAACTGGATCAATCGCTGGGTGCTATTGCCACCAAGATAACAAAAAAGGCGGAGGAGGAAAAAGAGGAGGAGAAGACAGAGCCGGTTGAAGAGGGGTGAGTCCTCACTTGAGGGCAGGGTAAGGGAAGGAAGGGTAGCGGTTCGGAGGGTTTAAGTGATTCGAAAATCATTGGTCGTTGGAGCGGTCTATTTTCTCCTCTTTTTGTCTCTTTTTTTTGTCGTAACCGCATGGCTTGTTTTCCGTGGAGGGGAGGGGGGAGGCTGGGACGCTAAAGAAAAGATTGCCTTGATCCGGATTGAGGGGGTGATCGTTGATTCGAAGGTCGTCGTCGATGAACTTCACCGCTACGCCGAAGATGAGAGCATTATGGCCATTCTTCTTCGAATTGATAGCCCCGGCGGGGCTGTTGCACCTTCCCAGGAAATTTATGACGCAGTCCTCCAGGTTCGGGAGGAGGAGGGGAAAAAAGTGGTGACCTCGATGGGAAGCGTTGCTGCCTCGGGTGGATACTATATTGCCAGCGCAACGGATGTTATCTTTGCGAATCCCGGAACACTCACAGGAAGTATCGGAGTAATTATGGAGCTGACGAATTTTCAAGAGCTCTTTGAAAAGCTTGGCCTGAAGAGTGTGACGATTAAGAGTGGAAAAAATAAGGATGTTGGCTCACCCTTTCGGGAGATGAAGAAAGAAGAAAGGGCGCTCTTGCAGAATGTCCTGGATGATGTCCATTCCCAGTTTATTGAGGCGGTTTCCCAAGGGAGATCTCTTGATATTGAGACTGTTCGGTCTCTTGCCGACGGGCGAATTTTTACAGGACGACAAGCAAAAGCCGTCGGATTGATCGACGAGTTGGGGAGTTTAGACGCCGCTGTTAAAATGACGGCGGAGCTGGTCGGGATTGAGGGGAAGCCCCGTCTTGTTGAGACCAAGCAGAAATTGTCTTTCTTTGACCTCATGAGAAGTCAGGTTTTTGGTCAACTGGAAAGACCGGCGGCGTCTGTCCGCCTGGATTATCTTTTTTCATTTTAACCGCTTCACTCCCTGATGAGTATAGAGGTGGACAAGAGGGCAAACCATGACGAAGGCAGAACTCATCGAAAGCGTTTTACAACGGTATAATACATTGACGAAGAGTCAAACTGAAGTTTTGGTCAACACCGTTTTTGACAGTATCAAGGAGGCTTTGTCAAAGGGGGATAAGATTGAGATTCGTGGATTTGGAAGTTTCCGGCTCCGTCAACGGGAGATGCGCGAGGGGCGGAACCCCAAGACAGGGGCTCTGGTACAGGTTCAGTCCAAGAAAGTTCCGTTCTTCAAGGCAGGGAAAGAGTTGAAGGAACTGGTGGACAGCTAGTCCCTTGGTAACAACTCAGCTCACCCATCTTTGGCTTCGCGAGACCCATCCCTCCATGACTGCGTTGATGTGGTGCTCAAAGCCTCACGTATGTACATACGCTCCGGTAAGCCGCTCCTCCCGCCTTGTCCTGGAAAAAAAATCTAGGCAATCTGAATCGTCACGGCCCTTATGTTTGGACAATTTGTGAAAGAATCGTATTGGCTAGGTCTGTCAATTCAATATTGGTCTGTTTTTTTGTCGTCATATCACGTAAGACGGCCCTGCCTTGGGCGATCTCATCCTCTCCAACAATCAACACAAATCTGGCACCCAGCCGGTCGGCCCGTTTCATTTGATTCTTGAGGCTGGCATTTCCCTTTCCCATTTCACAGCAGATATCCTTTTGGCGTAGGCCGTAGAGTACCGGAAAGAGCTGTTCTCCCGCGGTTTTCCCCAGAGGGATCAGGTAAAGGTGGAGAGGCATATTTTGGAGCGGCGAGAGAGGGACCAATTTCATCAGCCGCTCCATCCCGATCGCAAATCCGATCGCCGGTGTAGCGGGACCCCCTAATGCAGCGATCAGGCCATCATACCTTCCACCCGCAGCGACCGCGTTCTGTGCCCCCAATGCGGTTGTCGTCATCTCAAAGGCTGTTTTGGTATAATAGTCGAGTCCACGGACGAGGTGGGGCTGAATTTTATAAGATATTTTAAGCCCCTGAAGTCCTTCCTCAACAGCCTTGAAGTGATCACTGCATTCCTGACAGAGGTGGTCCATAGGTGGAGGGGCTTGTTTTGTGATTACCCTACATTCTTTCTTCTTGCAGTCCAGGATTCTCAAGGGATTGGCCGTGAATCTTCTTTGGCAGTCTTCACAAAGTGCCGGGAGGTGTTTCTCAAGATAGGCTTGCAGTGATGCACGATACGCGGGCCGGCAGACCGGGCATCCGAGGCTGTTGATCTCCAAAGTCAGCCCTTCGACATCTAATCTAAGGAAGAATGTGTGTAAAAGAGAAAGAAGTTCAACATCCTGCCGCGGATCGATTTCTCCGATGATCTCAGCCCCCAACTGGTGAAATTGGCGAAGCCGACCTGCCTGGGGACGTTCATGGCGAAACATGGGTCCTGAGTAATAAAACTTGGTAGGAAATATTAGTGCCTGGGAGCGGTGTTCGAGGTAGGCTCGGACAACTGAAGCGGTCCCTTCCGGGCGAAGGGTGATGCGACCCCCATTCCAGTCCTGGAAAGTGTACATCTCTTTTTCGACAATATCGCTTGTTTCTCCGATACTTCGCGTGAAGAGTGCGGTCCGTTCGAGTATCGGTGTCCTGATTGGGGAAAAGCCAAAAGCGCGGAAGGTTTTTCTGGAGATGGATTCAACCCACTCCCAGCGCTCCGACTCCCCGGGAAGAAGGTCTTTGAATCCTTTCAATGCTGAGAATTCTTTCACAAGATCAACCTGTTAGAAAAATACGTACTATAGACTGCTATCCCGTTCAAGTCAAGATCCGCAGAGGGTGCTCACATTTTGACATTTATTTTTCTGTACGATATACTATTTCATCAAACTCTTGGAGTTGCTCTATGAGCGAGGCAAGTGAATCAGGTGAGGACGAAAAAACACCGAAGAAAGAAGGAAAAGGCGATGATGTAGAATTTAACGAAGAGGAAGCAAAGTCCGCTAAGGAAGTCCTTCAATCCCTTGCCAAGACAGCAAAAACCCTCAAGATATACCTCCCGAATAACCCGGTACATAAAAAATTTATTGAGCAGCTGGTTACGAGGCTCCAGGCGCATCTCCTGAGTTTTGGACCACTACGGCTTCGCGTAAAACAGTTTGAACTCTACTGTTCTGAACAGGTTGTTTATGAAAATATCAACCGGTTGGAGAGTATTGCCTTCAAGCTGTTCATTGATGGTATGCGTGAAATATCCTTCCTCCCCGGGATCGAGCAGGATGAAGTCCTCTATTTTTTGCAGGCGCTTGGAAGAGAAGGGGACGATATAGAAGCTGATGATGATATTGTGACCATTCTTTGGGAGAAGAATCTGTCTCATATTCAATATGTGGTTGTGGAAAGTCTCCAGAACGATGCTCAGGAAATGGACTCCTGTAAAGAGATGCAGGCAACACGTCCAAGCCAACAAAAACTTGAATCGGTATTCAAGCAAGAGGGGAGTCTTTCGTTGGGCAAGTTGAGTCCTAAGGTCCAGAGGAAGATCGAAATCCATTCCCTCCATCTCTTCAAACTGACTGAAGAAGAAATCGTGAAATTAA encodes the following:
- a CDS encoding 30S ribosomal protein S1, giving the protein MASVKRRHWIEEDEADQEKSQERLEMETMYAETFKNLEEGSLVDGAVLSVLEDGVLVDVGYKSEGMIAREEFTQEEFAKLEPGCTILVYLEERENSDGNIVLSKEKADRMKIWTDIEEIYKQEAVIDAKIISRIKGGMIVDIGVKAFLPGSQIDLRPVRDLDHLIGKSFEMKIIKMNHRRGNIVVSRRVLLEESRNMKREKTLASLEVGQQVDGIVKNITAYGAFIDLGGIDGLLHITDMSWGRVGHPSELFMVGDKVSVIILKHEKETGRVSLGYKQKLPDPWKNIDSKYPAETKVTGKVVNLTDYGAFVELESGIEGLVHISEMSWFHEVKHPSKIVAVGEMVATVILRVDSKGRKISLGMKQIEPNPWELVGKRYAEGTKITGKVRSITDFGLFVGLEEGIDGLIHISDISWTRHVKHPSEVFKKGDDIEAVVLKVDREKERISLGYKQLTSDPWEKDIPSKYKVGTVVKGKVTKITDFGIFLEMDEHVEGLVHISEVGVEPPNRVEDAFHTGDEVDAKVVRIDAGDRKIALSIRAFHRDSDKRALETFHDSQGELDQSLGAIATKITKKAEEEKEEEKTEPVEEG
- the sppA gene encoding signal peptide peptidase SppA → MIRKSLVVGAVYFLLFLSLFFVVTAWLVFRGGEGGGWDAKEKIALIRIEGVIVDSKVVVDELHRYAEDESIMAILLRIDSPGGAVAPSQEIYDAVLQVREEEGKKVVTSMGSVAASGGYYIASATDVIFANPGTLTGSIGVIMELTNFQELFEKLGLKSVTIKSGKNKDVGSPFREMKKEERALLQNVLDDVHSQFIEAVSQGRSLDIETVRSLADGRIFTGRQAKAVGLIDELGSLDAAVKMTAELVGIEGKPRLVETKQKLSFFDLMRSQVFGQLERPAASVRLDYLFSF
- a CDS encoding integration host factor subunit beta — encoded protein: MTKAELIESVLQRYNTLTKSQTEVLVNTVFDSIKEALSKGDKIEIRGFGSFRLRQREMREGRNPKTGALVQVQSKKVPFFKAGKELKELVDS
- a CDS encoding prephenate dehydrogenase/arogenate dehydrogenase family protein — its product is MIFKQMTIIGVGLIGGSLGLIAKQKKLVGKVVGYGRRRGPLQKASSLGAIDCYFLTLSKAVREADLVVLATPVGLFEQICQLINPFLKEGAVVTDVGSVKGGMVGRLESALPSHAFFVGGHPIAGREKSGVMAATASLFQGSRFILTPTRATNQPALKKVATLWRKTGARVSEMNPFDHDQVLGVVSHLPHLVAYALMETLAHPKVAKRDPVQYSAGGLRDYTRIAGSSPDMWRDIFIQNREAMIEVIDLYQETIEKIKKKIMSGDGAGLTEIFERAKEIRRKASR
- the ispH gene encoding 4-hydroxy-3-methylbut-2-enyl diphosphate reductase, which encodes MEVIIAGNAGFCFGVKRAVKMAFDAAEVETGEVRSLGPLIHNPQEVARLAEKGVVQVETLEQIKGGTVILRSHGVSSPQIIEDANAKGLKVIDATCPFVTNAQRYAKQLVDEGYQVIMVGDRNHPEAQSVAGHAGGEILITESFEEIKKYLNKYSKKRIGIISQTTQTYETFSRLVVQCLQICEEVKVFNTICYATEDRQMEAQEMAGTVDAFVVVGGKNSANTTHLADICREKGVRVFHVETADEISEEWFLDVRKVGVTAGASTPDWLIQDVIDCLEKI
- a CDS encoding 1-acyl-sn-glycerol-3-phosphate acyltransferase → MLYKVAHVLVYILARLFFRLTVVGVENVPKEGGVIVAANHNSYFDIPLLGCSLIRRADNIAKSELFRNRFIAALFTALGGFPVRRGQFDRSAIAEAVKRLRAGRLLAIYPEGSRSPDGRLQPAMPGIGLLVMKSGAKVVPAYIEGAHPVLLFRRVTVIFGKPLDFRGEIDLSEKEGVIPKILYARIASKIMGDLEQLRRVLSSPSDE
- a CDS encoding (d)CMP kinase; amino-acid sequence: MSRSKFIIAIDGPAGAGKSSASKSLAGKLGYLTLDSGSLYRAMAWKMIRDQVDTNRSMDVEAACAKLRIKLCLKGDRTEVWVDEVNVTPHLRLPDVTEISSTISAFPGIRHQLLSVQRSIGNQGGVVIEGRDIGTVVFPEAEVKFYLDASVRVRALRRYHDLRIKGVETDVETTMQNIKDRDEKDRRREIAPLRRGQDAIVIDSTRLKLDEVIDRMYRVVMDVIAQGEKMKTPSTEDPPSCQAK
- a CDS encoding histidine--tRNA ligase encodes the protein MKEFSALKGFKDLLPGESERWEWVESISRKTFRAFGFSPIRTPILERTALFTRSIGETSDIVEKEMYTFQDWNGGRITLRPEGTASVVRAYLEHRSQALIFPTKFYYSGPMFRHERPQAGRLRQFHQLGAEIIGEIDPRQDVELLSLLHTFFLRLDVEGLTLEINSLGCPVCRPAYRASLQAYLEKHLPALCEDCQRRFTANPLRILDCKKKECRVITKQAPPPMDHLCQECSDHFKAVEEGLQGLKISYKIQPHLVRGLDYYTKTAFEMTTTALGAQNAVAAGGRYDGLIAALGGPATPAIGFAIGMERLMKLVPLSPLQNMPLHLYLIPLGKTAGEQLFPVLYGLRQKDICCEMGKGNASLKNQMKRADRLGARFVLIVGEDEIAQGRAVLRDMTTKKQTNIELTDLANTILSQIVQT
- the aroA gene encoding 3-phosphoshikimate 1-carboxyvinyltransferase is translated as MGERNQSDGPGKASLRGTIRLPGDKSITHRAVILSALGEGTAEIVGYLPSEDCERTVAAFREMGISILESASGGVSRLVMEGKGLRGLSEPREVIDCGNSGTTMRLMTGLLSGQSFFSVLTGDASLRQRPMRRVVEPLRLMGGEIRGRSGGDLAPLAFSGKKLSAIDYRLPFSSAQVKSALLLAGLFASGETTISEPGSSRDHTERMFRYLDIPCEEKAGGFSVIGGSPFKNKRMDIPGDISSAAFFLVAASILEGSEITLRGVGVNPTRTGVLDVLQKMGADITVQPLAPMCNEPVADLTVRSCPLRGTVIDGALAASVLDEFPVLCIAAAAAEGETVIRNAQELRVKESDRIETMAKSLRGMGVQVETSADGMRIQGSSQWCGTICETQGDHRIAMSMTVAGLRTEGENKIDDMDCINTSFPGFLDLLSKLKVT